CCGTTTGGCTTTCAACAGGGAAAGTCCAAGGTCATCGACATCGAAGGACTGTGCCACAGCTCGCGTTTTGAGTGCCAGTTGCCCGACGATATGGTCGACGAATGTGCGCGTCGTGGACGGCCGTGTTATGTTCCCGGAGAAGCCAAATATCTTCGTTTGCGGCATGTCGATCTCCAAATGCTCAGCAGTGATAAGTCATCTAAACTCTGTCATTCGTCCCTTACGGAAACGCCGGCCTATTCGACGGTGACTGATTTCGCCAGGTTGCGCGGCTGATCGACGTCAGTGCCCACAAACACGGCCGTATGATAGGCGAGCAATTGGACCGGCAGCGAAAAGATCATCGGCGAAATGATCTCGTCCACATTTGGAAGAACGATTGTTTGCATCGTGTCGAGCTTCAAGGCGCAAGCGCCCCTCTCGTCGGTGATCAAGATGATCCGTCCTCCGCGGGCCGCAACCTCCTGCATATTGGAAACGGTCTTATCGAAAAAGCGGTCGTGCGGTGCGATCACGATAACCGGCATGTTCTTGTCGATGAGGGCTATCGGACCGTGTTTCAGTTCGCCGGCAGCATACCCTTGCGCGTGAATATAGGAAATCTCCTTTAGTTTCAGGGCGCCTTCCATGGCCAGAGGGAAGCTGGTGCCGCGGCCAAGATAGAGCACGGCGCGGCACTTTGCCAATTCGCGCGACAGAAGCTCGATCCTTCGTTGGATGCTGTTCAGCACCTGCCCCATGACGCGCGGGATCTCGGCAAGGCGGCCGACCAGTCTCTGTTCCTCCTTCTCCGTAAGGGTGCCACGCGCCCTGCCGGCAGCAACCGCGAGCGCAGCCAGAACGGCGAGTTGGCAGGTAAAGGCCTTTGTGGACGCAACGCCGATCTCCGGTCCAGCGAAGATCGGGAACACAGTGCCGGACTCCCGTGCTATCGTCGATTCAGGCGTGTTGACGACTGCACCGGTCTTCAGGCCGTGCTCCTTGCAATAGCGTAGGCAAGCAAGTGTATCGGCCGTCTCGCCCGATTGTGAGATGAAGAGAGCTGCCGCCCGTGGCGAGAACGGAATCTCGCGGTACCGGAATTCTGACGCGACATCGATTTCGACCGGCAGACGTGCATAGCGCTCGAACCAGTACTTGCCGATCAGCCCGGCCAAGTACGCAGTGCCACAGGCGGAGATCGCCAGGCTTTGCACGTTGGCGAAGACAGTGTCGCGCCAAACCGCGACCACCCGATTGTCGCTGAAGTTGATGTAATGGCTGAGGGTCTCGGAGATGGCCTCCGGCTGGTCGTAAATTTCCTTCTCCATGAAATGGCGATAGTTGCCCTTGTCGATCATATGGGCCGCCACCAGCGAGACCTGCCGCGGTCGCGTGACGACTTTGCCGTCGATATCGAAGATACGGACGCCGGTCTTGTCGATGATCGCCCAATCGCCGTCGATCAGGTAGGTGATCTCGTTGGTGAAAGGCGCGAGCGCAATCGCGTCCGACCCGAGGAACATCTCGCCGCTTCCGTGACCGATCGCGAGCGGCGGACCATTACGGGCAGCCATGATCGTCGAAGGGTCCTCCTCGAAGAGCAGAGCCAGCGAGTAAGCGCCTCGGACGCGCTTCAGCATCGCATGCATAGCTTCGCGCCGGCCCATGCCGTCCCGGCGAAGTCTTGCCACGAGATGCGCGATGACCTCCGTGTCGGTGTCGGTTTCGAACTCGGCGCCGGCCGCGGTCAGCTCATCCTTCAATTCGGCGAAATTCTCGATTATCCCATTGTGGACGACCGCGATGCCGTCGGTTAAATGCGGGTGGGCGTTGCGTTCCGTCGGCGCGCCATGGGTTGCCCAGCGCGTATGGGCAATGCCGATTGTGCCCGACAGAGGCAGTTCTTTCAGCTTTGCCTCGAGATTGACAAGCTTGCCCTCGCAGCGCCGGCGATGGAGCGCTCCACCGTCGATCGTCGCGACGCCTGCCGAATCGTAGCCGCGATATTCAAGGCGTTTCAACGCGTCTATTAGCCGGTCCGAAACCGGATGACGGCCGACAATACCCACAATCCCGCACATACATTCTCCGCGTTTCTTCGCATGTCGGCCACAACGCACCCATGTAGTCCATCAGCCTGGAGTGAGCGAAGCTACATCTTGGATCGCCATGACAGTCGTCAGAGCTCCGTGGCAACATCGTCGTGCTGTCGCGCTAGATTTCGGTCATATTCAGCGCTTTCTAACGGCACTCGACGGATTGGAAAAATTGATTCTTTGGATCGCACCCATTTGCGTCATGGATCGTCGGATGGGTTTTTTACGCTGGGATGATTGGGGCAGCCTCAGACATAAACCGGCCGGTTTCTTGAGGCAGGAGTAACATCCATCATGATGCTCTCAGCAGCCATCATGGGTGTCAGAAATCTAGGCAAACCTCGACGTGGAATGCGGGACGGTCTAGGACCGCTCACACAGTCTACTAGAAAAGTCCCCTATCAATAAATATCGAGACCTGCTCACATTAACGTCGTCACAAAGGATAACTTTTCGTGTCAATTTGCTGTTGGAAGTTCATACGGGTCATCGCATTTGCACCTGCAGCTGCGATCATTCTGGCCGCGAATACCATATTGGCGCAGGAATCATTCACCGCTGTCCAATGGCCAGACACGCCAACGGCCCGGATTGAGGCACTTGCGATTCTCCAGACTTTGAATGCAAATCTCCTGAGTAACGCTAGCGCCACCTTGACGCTCGATCGCTGGTGTGCCGGGCACAATCTCGCACCGCAAGGTTCTAAGATCGTTGCCGAGCGTATACGCGGGCAAGACAAGCCCACCGACAGCCGTATCCGAGAACTGCTGGCGGTCGGCCCTAACGAACCCATCGCGTACCGACATGTCCGCCTCGTTTGCGGCAATCGCGTCCTGTCTGAGGCCGACAATTGGTATGTTCCGGGAAGGCTGACAATGGACATGAATAAAGCGTTGAATACGAGCGACGTCGCCTTTGGCAGAGCCGTCCAATCTCTCAATTTCACCCGCACAAATCTATCTTCCAACTTACTATGGTCTCCTCTTCCAGAAGGATGGGACGTAAAAAAGGAACTACCGGCACCCACAACGGGATCTCTTACACTGCCGCCCTTTCTTCTCGAACATCATGCCGTGCTGAAGCTCCAGGATGGCACTCCGTTCAGTGCGCTGGTCGAAAGCTATACGAACAATGTATTGGACTTTCCCGCTCCACCTCTGCTTTCCCACTAAGTGCCCATTGGCGCCACGACTACAAGCGCAGCGCACGGGACGGGGTTTCGTAAGACGGCCTCGCAGTTGCCGAAGTTCGTTGCGGGCGACCGGCTGGAACTTCATGTGCGGCATGAATTGCTCGGTCAGGCACGGTACCTGGTCCGCGTCGTTAGCTCGCCGGGTACGTTTGTACCCAGCGAGCTTGCAGCGGTCGGTACTATTCGGTGTTGTCGATGACGATCCGCTTGACGTTGACTCGCTCCTTCTCGGACTTCGGCAGCGTCACGGCAAGAAGACCGTTCTTGAACGTTGCGGCGACCTTACTCTCATCAACCTGGCGACCTAAAGCCAGCCGCCGTTCGAAGCGTCCGTAATAGCGCTCACTGAACCGGCGGTCCTTGTCCTCGGTTTCCGACTTGTTTTCACCGCGAAGCGTAAGCACGCCGTCTTCGAGCAGCACCTCGATATCCTCTGGATCGACGCCCGGAATTTCCGCTATCACTCGGATTTCGTCATCATTCTCCTTGATCTCCAGGTGCGGCCACGAGCCGCCAGTCGGCGATGTGCCAGCAAACAACGATGGCGGACCAAAACCGCGGAAGACTTCATCGAATAGACGGTTGACATTGCGGTGGAGCGACAGGAACTGGTCCATGTCGTCACCACGATACGCGTTCAGAACCTGGCTATTGCCACGGCTCCATGGGATCAGGTCACGTACACTCATGACTATCATCCTTTCTTCGGTTTTTTCCTCCTGTTCGTGCGATGCGTCCTCGGCTGTTCGGCAACAGCCGAGGAGTGAACAGGTGCGCATCACGCTAACCCGCTTTGGCGCCTTCAATCTGCTTTGAAGCGGCTTTCGCCGTCTCGGCTTGGATGGCAATCAGACGCGGCTTCATCTCCTCAGGTATTTCCTTCTTGAGATTGATGAGGAGTAGTCCGTTTTCGAGCTTTGCGCCTTCGACGATCACGTGATCAGCCAGCTCAAATCGGCGCACAAACGACCTTACGGGAAGGCCCTGATGCAGATAGAGTGCTTCGTCATTCTCCGACTTCGCGCCGTTCACCACGAGCATGTTCGCCTCGCGGGTGATCGTCAGTTCGTTTTCGGCAAAACCGGCCACCGCAATGGCAATGCGATACGCGTCTTCGCCGAGTTTTAGGATGTTGTAAGGCGGCCAGTTGTCAGCGTTAAGGCTGGCATTTTCGAGAAGATCGAACATGCGGTCGAAGCCGATGCTTGACCTATAGAAAGGGGTAAGGTCGAGTTTTGTTCTCATAGCTACATCCTCCACGGAGCAATATAGATACGCGGGAGCGCCAAGAAGCTCGGCACCCTCTGACTCAGCCGACCCATTTTGGCGTCGGCTACAGATAAAATGGGTATCTAGTGAGGTGGCGTCAAGAGGGCTTTTCGAGCGGGAGTGACTCAAATAATAATCATAAATTCATATAGTTAGCAATTTTCATGTTCGAGTGCTTAAGAAGCTCACCATCTTTTTGAAACTGCAAAAATCAAAACCGAGATATGTTGACGTAATGCCGCATGGACTGCAATTAGCGCGCCATTTCGATAGTCAAGTTTACACTGGGCCCAGGACGCAACGCAGTTATGCTCGCCCCACCCCAAGGAGAACGGATGTCGCCATAGCGACAACTGCATGTGTCTTGGTGCGTCGCCGTCAGGAAGCACCCAGAGCAGCGATCATCTTCATAATGGCGTCCATTTGGACGGCGCCCTTGATCGCGTAGTTGCTACCTGTAAAGCCCCACCAGTCCCAACAACCCTGGGGATTATACGGCCTCCGGAGTGACTTATCGACTTGCGGATACAGCACTACGATACCGTTGGTATCCGCCCAGTTATTCAGATAGAGCTTGGTATACCAATCGTCCCCGATCGATTGCTGCGATTGGCTGCAGCCATGGATGGACACATGCAGTTTGCAGTTGGCCCCAGGCTTGGCACAGCTGTCGGGGATAAAGACATGCCCCACATCCGCCATGCTCGACACCGGGTTGGCGGCACCGTAGAGTTTCTGGTCGAATGCCTTCAACTTCCCAGTTGGTTTGGCCGCCGGTTGGTTAAGTTTGCCATAGATGAACTGCAAAATCCCGCCAGCCTGATCGTAATTGTTGTCGTTGGCAGTATTGGGTGAATCGGTCACACATTCGTTGATGTACGGCGTTGCATTGGTCGGGCACAAATTCCCGAAGACCTTCGAAACAAACGAGTGACCGGCAGGGTAATTGCTGACATAGACGAGGTTTGAATCGGGAACTCGGGCCAATTTGAAAAACTGGACGCTGGCATCGACGGCACTTTGCGTGACGATCGTATCGGCCGTACCGCTGAAAATGTAAATCTTCTTCGATTCAAGGTTGGAAAGTGGGTCGATGGCGCCGATACTCGAAGACATTTCCGCCGCAGCGTACAACATCGCAGGATTGGGAGGAACGCGCGGAACTTGGCCCATGCAGATACCCGTATAGGTGAGATTGCCCATAGCGCAAAAATAAGGTCCACCAGCGACAATGCCCGCCCCCATGAAACTTGATGAATACGCGACCTGCAACTGCGAGGCCATAAATGCCCCCGACGATAGGCCGGACACCGAGATGGCGTTGCGATCGATCTTCAGGTTTGGTAGCGCTTGGGTTTGTGCCACCCCGGTCAGCAGCAGCAGGCTGAAACTTGCGGTGACAATTCCTTTAACGAGGCGACAAAACCTGGTTTTCTTCCAATCCAGAACAATCTTTGCGCTCATACCCTCATACCCCTTTGCAGCAATAGCTTTGGTCGCGTCCTTGAATTAACGAGCAGATTTGTCAGAGGAGGCTTTTCGTGCCGCTTGCGGTTTCATTGCCACTCGTCGCCAAGCCCCAGATTCGATTGCAATTGTTGCCATCTTTGACGGCCAGAAATTCGTGGCGTTGGGCACCAAGATCCGCGCTGCTAAACATTGAAGATGCCCAGCCTCGGATCCAATGTCTTGGTTCATTCCGCCACGGCTGATGTCACGCAAATGCCATGCCAACAAAAACGGCATCATCAAAATGTTGGAGTATGGCTCTCGCCCGTGCGCCGCATCCTCGACGACAATTTCGTGTGTCGCTCGCTTTTGGAGATGTGACGAATTGATTGGTTTGTTGACAGCCTGATCGGGGCGGCGCGAACGATCACTATGGGTGTGCTTTGACTGTGATCGAACTCCCGAAAATATGACAAGACTGGCATCTTTCGAATTATGCCGGTTTGAATCCGTAGGTCCCCGACCCGTTCTGCACCGGGTAATAAAACTCACTATTCGAAAGGTCTCATCGGCATTGGTGATTTCGGCCTACTCTGCCATCCTCGACAGCAAGTTCCCGTAGGCAACACCGATAGCGCTCGTCAACCATAACCGGTCGACTGGCGGTCGCGGCGAGGCTAGCTCTTTCGAGAGCCTGTTAGCCAGCTTATTAAGACCACCTAGCGGGCCGAGGTTTGAGCAATTACGGTCATTTAAAGATGATCAGCTGTTCAATGCCTCGGGCACGCCTGATTGCCTCGTTATTCCGCTGCTATCTTAGCCGCTTCGGCGGCATACTTTCGCGCGGTCGCCCTCAGCCGGTCGGTGTATTCGTAGATCTGGTCGAGCGTATCGACGATTAAGCGCTCTTCGTTTTCCCCGTCGAGGAGCCCGATGTACTTGACCGACCTGTTGAAGTGGAGGCGCGCCAACGGTTTGCGATTGTTGTTGTCGATGAGGATGGCGCAGTAGGACTTAGCGTCGCGCATGACCACACGCTTGGCGCTGATGGTTTCGCGAACGATAGCTTTTACGATCATATAGCCTTCCACTTCCTCTTCGGTCGTTATGACCTCAGGGTCCTCGGCGACGGGGACATCAATCTTCTCGATGACTTCCTGCGTCTCCGCAAGAGCGCTCGATAACCGGCTCTTCACCGTATCCATGATCACTTCGCGAAACGCGGTCCGGACGACGGCTGTCAGCATTTCCCGTACGGGAGCCGTTATCCTGCCCTCATAGACATCGTGCGAGACCATCTTTACGAATTCCTCGCTCGGCTCCTCAACAAGCTTAGAAATGACCTGCTTTATACCCGAAGTGTACTTGAGACGCTCTGCGGTGGCTAAAATGTTCGAGACGTCGAAAGTGGCCTTCTCGAACTTACGCAGCTCGGACAAAATGCCCGACTGGACGTCGCTAATGTCGAAAACCAGGAATGGTCGAGCATCGAGCTTGTTCGGCGCTTCAAGGTCGGTGTAGAAATTGAAGGTCCGGCCATTTGTGAGGATCGCGAACTTGGCATCGGTTACACTGAAGTACCGATATAGCTGGTCGAGGTGCTTGCGCTCCAACGCCACAGAAATTGGTTTGCATTCGATCAGGATTCTGATCTGGTTGTCGATCTTGATCGCATAGTCAACCTTCTCGCCCTTCTTCCCAACAGCGTCTGCGGTGAACTCTGGCACGACTTCTGATGGGTCAAAGACATCGTAGCCTAGAGCCCGGAGGAATGGGAGAACGACCGCAGTCTTCACCGCTTCCTCCGTCGCCATCGTACTGGAATGCGACTTGACGCGCTCCGCAATTGCGCGAAGACTTTCTTCAATCGAACTCATCTTCTCTCCCACGGCGGTTGCATAAAAATCCGCCTTCACGCAACTTATCGCAGATTTTACGATAAGTCTTTAGCAACTACAGTGATATTTTAGTGCACCTGGGTAAGAAGACCGGCCTTCAGCTGTTGCAGCTCCCTATGTCTGCAGCGCCGTCGTAGCGGCGGGCAATGGGGGTCAGCGACCATCAAGAACCTGCCCGATGGGATCGGAGCGTTTCGTGGGCAAGCCTTGCCGACTCTTCGCTATGGAACGCAACCACAGGGCGTCACTTGGCAGCGAAGGGTGCTCGCCACGACTTGTTTTATGAGCAACACGCGATAATCGAATGGAAAATGCCGCCAACGGGCTTGAATTCGTCGCATTTAGACGGTGTTTGTCGCTCCCGTGATTCTGATCGGGTATCAAAGCGGAGGCAAAATGGGCGTGCGGCAGCGGATGGGGTTGAAGTTCAAGGATGAGATCGAGTTCCTGAAGGGCTGGAAGCGCGACCGCACAGCTGTAGGCGCCATAACGCCGACCTCCGTTGCGACGGCAAGGAAGATGGCAAGCGTTATCGATCCTTCCTCCCGCCTTCCTGTGCTTGAACTGGGTCCGGGAACCGGCGTGATCACCAAGCAGATCCTGGCGCGCGGTGTTCGGCCCAAGGATCTCTTGTCCATCGAGTATTCGCCGGAGTTCTGTCGGCATCTTCAGCAGGAGTTTCCCGAGGTCGACGTTCGACGTGGAGACGCCTTTGTGCTGGATCTCGTTCTCGGCGCTGAGCGAGGTGCTAAGTTCGACTGCGTCATCTCCGCTGTACCCCTCCTTCATTTGCCGCCCTCAAAACGATTGTCGCTGATCCTAGATCTTCTCGAACGGATTCCGACAGGGCGGCCCGTCGTCCAAATCACTTATGGATTGCTCTCTCCAGTCGTCGCGCTTCCCGCCGGATACGAAGTCCGTCATCTGGCTTTCATGATGCGCAACATTCCGCCGGCACAGCTTTGGACGTACCGAAAGACGAGATGACCTCGGCCATCTCATAAACATTGCTCGAACGTTTCGATCGCCGGGCTGATGACGAACGCGATCGATTTGGAAAGCGCTTCGGCGGCATTCGAGACGCGCTCTGCTCTTCGTTCGACCAGCGCCCAGATGTGGCCGACCGGATCGAAGATCGAGGCCACGCGCCGGCCGAGAATGTCCGTCTGTATCTCATCGCGGACGCGGCCGTTGAAACCCGCCCGGCATTCGAGATCGCAGCCGGCAGATCGCAAGCTGGTCGATGCAGCCGAGTGCCGTTGCGTGCTCTCCCTAACCAGTCCAATACCGCTCTCTGTTGATGGCGTCCTGGCCTGGTTCCGGATCTTCCACGATCAACCCGCGAGGGGTCCGCCAGCCAGGCTGCGGCCGCTTCCGCTTCGCGTCACGGTGATCGCGCCCGTCCTCGGGCCTCATAAGGCGCCATCGTGTTGGTGTGGACGGCCCTCGGCGGCATCCTAGATGCCAGAGAGTGTGTCGTAACTTGAAACATGGAGCCACAAATGGATCAGATTGCTCGCATCGGCATGGATACATCGAAACATGTCTTTCAACTGCATGGGGTAAATTTTGCTGAACAGCCAGTGCTGCGCAAGAAGATGCGGCGCAGGGAAATGCTGGATTTCTTCGAGCGGTGTCCTCCGACCGTGATTGCCATCGAGGCCTGCGGTGCTTCCCACCATTGGGCGCGGTCGCTTAGCGCTTATGGCCATGAAGTTAAACTGATCGCGCCTCAGCTCGTGAAGCCTTACGTCAAGCGCGGAAAGAATGACGCTGCTGATGCCGAGGCGCTGTGCGAAGCGGTGAGCCGGCCTACCATGCGTTTTGTGCCGGCGAAAACTACCGAGCAACAGGCCGCTTTGATGCTTGTCGGAATGCGCGAGCGGCTGGTCGTCGCCCAAACACAGCTGGTAAATACAATCCGTGGTTACGCCGCAGAATTTGGGCTAACCGCGGCCAAAGGAGTGAGTCATGTTTCCGTCCTCCTCGAGCGCATCATGATGGATAAGGCTGTACCCGCGTTGGCGAAAGATCTGTTTGCATCCCTCGCTCACGAATTCACAGGGTTGGATGAGCGGAAGAGAGCCATCGAGGCGAAGCTTAAAGCGTGGCACAAGGGCAATGAGGCCAGTTGCCGTCTTGCCAAGATCCCGGGAGTCGGACCGATCGGTGCAGCCCTGCTGGTAATGAAGGCACCGGCACCTCAGCAGTTCGCATCCGGCCGGCAGTTTGCCGCCTGGATGGGATTGACACCAAAAGATCATTCCACAGGCGGCCGGGTCAGGCTTGGTATCATTACGCGAGCCGGTGACGAGATCTTGCGGAGCACTTTGGTGCAGGGCGCCACCGCGGTTCTTCAGCAATTACGCATCGGTCGAGGAAGCAATGTATCACGCTGGCTTACTGAACTGCTGAAGCGCAAACCACCAAAGCTTGTTGCTGTGGCCCTGGCCAACAAAATAGCTCGGATCGCCTGGAAAATGATGGTGACCGGTGAGGCGTATAGAGCACAGGGTTCGGAGGCAGCGATGAACGCAAGCTAGGAGATCGGTCGGTCAAACGAGCGGAAAGAGACACCGCCAGGATACTGACCAAGCGAACTTGCAGGAACGAGCAGATGGTATGATCGATCGATCCGAGACGCGTGACACCCCGAAATTCCCCTTGGCCGCTTAAGGTCGCCATCGTGTTTGGAACTCGCGCCGCGGAAACCATCTTGGCCAGCGTCCATGTGCGGGCGCAACGATAGGCCGGACATATGCACGCAAGCGATCCGATCAAATCAGCAAAAAAGCTCTTGCAAGTAGGGGCCGTCCACATGAATTGGCCCGCTCAGAAGGAGCCTCTCACATGTCGCACGACCTCTCGCTCGCCCAGTCCCTCGCATCCCAGCTCTCCCGCGACTTGATGGTTCCGGTCACGCTCTTCACCGTCAACGGCGAATATGGCGTCCTGCCCTCCGACGAAATCGACGACGACGAGCTTCAGATCGTCCATGAGTACTCACCTTGGCATTGAGCCAAGGCAGGGCCTTAGGCCTGCCGCTTGCGAGCGGCAGGCCGCAAGGGAGGCTTCGCCGCGGCCGACCTTGCATGATTCACCAAATTGCCAGCCGCGCCCTTGCGGCCTTTGCTCTTCGCAGCCGCTGAAGTGGCAAATTGGTAGAGCTGACGGATCGGAGGCGATCGCTCTCGCGATCGGAAGGAAAATGGACAGACGAGAAATAGAATCGCTGCGCGACAAGATAAGCTGCGCCGCCGTGCTGGAGCAGAACGGGTTTGCCATCGACGTCAAGGAAAGCACCCGGCGGGCTGAGAAGTACCGCCGCAGCCGGGAGATCATCATTGTGACGCATGAAGGCCGTGGATGGTTCGATCCGCTCAGCGACGCGAAAGGCGATGTCTTCGGACTGGTCGAGCACCTTGACCGTGTTGGCTTTTCGGCATGCGTCGAGAAGGTCGCGGATCTCATAGGCTTCGAAATTTCCAAGCCTGAGTGGCAGCCCCGCATTTCAAATAACCAATCCGACCTTTCCCTTGCCGATCGCTGGCAGGTGCGCCGCCGACCCTTTCGGGGTTCATCGACGTGGCGGTACCTAAAGGACGTGCGCTGCCTGCCCGCGGCTCTTTTGTGCTCGGCGATCAAACGCAACCTTCTTCGCGAAGGTCCGCAAGGCAGCATGTGGGCCGCCCATACGAACGAGGCAGGCATCGTCACCGGCTGGGAGGCGCGCGGTCCGCAATACCGAGGGTTCGCCTCCGGAGGAACGAAGGTTCTCTTCCGTCTGGGGTCGCATCCGGCGGTGCGCCTGGTCGTCACGGAAGCTGCGATCGACGCCATGAGCCTTGCGGCAATCGAGGGCCTGCGCGACGGCACGCTCTATCTCAGCACCGGCGGCGGCTGGTCGCCGACCACGGTCGCGGCACTCGGCGCGCTCGCGTCAGGGGCCAACGTCCAGCTGGTCGCTGCCACCGACGCCAACCCACAAGGCGAGATGTTTGCCGAGCGGCTACGCGCACTTGCCGAGGGGGCGGGATGCGACTGGATGCGACTTCGCCCGCCAGAAGAGGACTGGAACGAGGTTCTGAAGCTGCGCGCGAAGCGGGGCCGCGAGAAATAGAAATGGGAGGAGGAAGGGAAAGAGGGAGAGGCGTGCCGCATGCGCGCTGCCCGCGTCAAGGGAGGCTTCGCCCGGCTAAAGCCGGCCCTGGACCCGGGAGGTCGCGATGCCGGCGGCAGGAAACGGGTCATGAAGGACTGAAGAAGATGGCGGGGTCGCGAGGACTGTGCCGCGCTTCGTCCGCCCGCGCAAGTAGCCGCAGATGACCTCTTCCATCCGCAAAGTGTTTCAGGGCGTCGTAAGCCGCCCACAGATGTTTCGCATGTTCGACCGTCATGTCCAGCGGCCTGATCGTTGGAACGGTGACACAACGCCGCTTTACGCCGGCGAATGGTTCGAAATCACCGAAGCCGAGCACGATTACATGTTTGAGATCCTGCCGCCGCTCTGGATCCGTGGCTCGATGTTCGCGATGCGGGAATTCCTGACAGGATCGGTGACATCAGTGTTCTTCGCGCTCCGCATCGAGGAAGCGATCCGGTGCTTCCACGGCTATTGCGACCTTTCAGACAAGACCTCCGTCGAAGCCATGCGTGTCGCAATCATCGACCGGGAGAGCCGCCCGATCCGCACCATGACCCGCGAAGAGCGCCTCGATCACATTTGGAGCGCGACGGCTGACGACTATCGCGGCTATGCCGATACATGTTTTCCGGCTGCGGTGCGCGGCAAGCGAACGGTGCTGCTTTATGGCGGGAAAGAGGGCAGCTTCCTTAAGCTGCTCGAAGATCTGACCGACGACGAGATCGCCGCCAAGCTGCCGGTACAGCTGCGCCACCTCCCCTCACCGATCGCGGCATAGAAAGTTTTGCCATGCTCACCTTCCCGATCGCATCGGCGCGCGCGACGACCGCGCCCGATCGACGCCTTGCTACTGGATAATTTGAGGCGATGATTGCGGCGAGCCCAGCCGCCGCGCATCGTCGCATCGTCTTCGCCTCCGACGCCATTCAGATGGTCATCCTCGAGCGCGATCAGCGCTTTGCCGACCTTACACCGGCGGCATGGACGCCGTTTCCTCCCATCCACTGCGGATCGCCTGCTGTCTTTCGCGACAGGAGGACGACACTCGCGCTATCCCAAGGAGCTTTCAATGAGCAACGATCCCTTCACCCTCGATATCTTCGCCGGCAGCCCGCTTTCGTCTGGGCTCGGCATCGGGGTCACTGCATTCGGCGGTTTTGCCGCGAATGACGACGATCCGGAACCGACGCCGTCTGCCCCTGCCCCCGCGCGTGCCCTTCCGTCTGCCATTCCAAAGGCGCAACGAACGCAGGGAGCGCCCGCCAACTTCTACCTCGAAGACGACGATCGCGGTTTGGCCGCGACCTGGAGGGAACGGGCGCGTTTGAATATCGCGGCCATTCTCACAGCCAGTGAGATCGAGAGGCAAGAAAGGCCGGCTACGCGTGATGCGCAGGCCAGGCTGATACGCTTCACCGGTTTCGGCAGCTCTGAGCTCGCCAACGGCATGTTCCGCCGCCCGGGTGAGGCCGGTTTCCGCCAAGGCTGGGAGGAACCCGCCGGTTTGCTGGAGGCGTCGGTCACGAAAAGCGACTATGCCTCGCTTGCACGCTGCACCCAATATGCCCACTTCACGCCCGAATACATCGTCCGGGCGATCTGGTCCGGCCTGCAGCGGCTCGGCTGGCGCGGCGGCAGGGTGTTGGAACCCGGTATCGGGACAGG
This genomic stretch from Rhizobium sp. CB3090 harbors:
- a CDS encoding Hsp20 family protein, which codes for MRTKLDLTPFYRSSIGFDRMFDLLENASLNADNWPPYNILKLGEDAYRIAIAVAGFAENELTITREANMLVVNGAKSENDEALYLHQGLPVRSFVRRFELADHVIVEGAKLENGLLLINLKKEIPEEMKPRLIAIQAETAKAASKQIEGAKAG
- a CDS encoding PHB depolymerase family esterase, producing the protein MSAKIVLDWKKTRFCRLVKGIVTASFSLLLLTGVAQTQALPNLKIDRNAISVSGLSSGAFMASQLQVAYSSSFMGAGIVAGGPYFCAMGNLTYTGICMGQVPRVPPNPAMLYAAAEMSSSIGAIDPLSNLESKKIYIFSGTADTIVTQSAVDASVQFFKLARVPDSNLVYVSNYPAGHSFVSKVFGNLCPTNATPYINECVTDSPNTANDNNYDQAGGILQFIYGKLNQPAAKPTGKLKAFDQKLYGAANPVSSMADVGHVFIPDSCAKPGANCKLHVSIHGCSQSQQSIGDDWYTKLYLNNWADTNGIVVLYPQVDKSLRRPYNPQGCWDWWGFTGSNYAIKGAVQMDAIMKMIAALGAS
- the pmtA gene encoding phospholipid N-methyltransferase PmtA; translation: MGVRQRMGLKFKDEIEFLKGWKRDRTAVGAITPTSVATARKMASVIDPSSRLPVLELGPGTGVITKQILARGVRPKDLLSIEYSPEFCRHLQQEFPEVDVRRGDAFVLDLVLGAERGAKFDCVISAVPLLHLPPSKRLSLILDLLERIPTGRPVVQITYGLLSPVVALPAGYEVRHLAFMMRNIPPAQLWTYRKTR
- a CDS encoding type I restriction endonuclease; this translates as MSSIEESLRAIAERVKSHSSTMATEEAVKTAVVLPFLRALGYDVFDPSEVVPEFTADAVGKKGEKVDYAIKIDNQIRILIECKPISVALERKHLDQLYRYFSVTDAKFAILTNGRTFNFYTDLEAPNKLDARPFLVFDISDVQSGILSELRKFEKATFDVSNILATAERLKYTSGIKQVISKLVEEPSEEFVKMVSHDVYEGRITAPVREMLTAVVRTAFREVIMDTVKSRLSSALAETQEVIEKIDVPVAEDPEVITTEEEVEGYMIVKAIVRETISAKRVVMRDAKSYCAILIDNNNRKPLARLHFNRSVKYIGLLDGENEERLIVDTLDQIYEYTDRLRATARKYAAEAAKIAAE
- a CDS encoding Hsp20/alpha crystallin family protein, with product MSVRDLIPWSRGNSQVLNAYRGDDMDQFLSLHRNVNRLFDEVFRGFGPPSLFAGTSPTGGSWPHLEIKENDDEIRVIAEIPGVDPEDIEVLLEDGVLTLRGENKSETEDKDRRFSERYYGRFERRLALGRQVDESKVAATFKNGLLAVTLPKSEKERVNVKRIVIDNTE
- the glmS gene encoding glutamine--fructose-6-phosphate transaminase (isomerizing) — translated: MCGIVGIVGRHPVSDRLIDALKRLEYRGYDSAGVATIDGGALHRRRCEGKLVNLEAKLKELPLSGTIGIAHTRWATHGAPTERNAHPHLTDGIAVVHNGIIENFAELKDELTAAGAEFETDTDTEVIAHLVARLRRDGMGRREAMHAMLKRVRGAYSLALLFEEDPSTIMAARNGPPLAIGHGSGEMFLGSDAIALAPFTNEITYLIDGDWAIIDKTGVRIFDIDGKVVTRPRQVSLVAAHMIDKGNYRHFMEKEIYDQPEAISETLSHYINFSDNRVVAVWRDTVFANVQSLAISACGTAYLAGLIGKYWFERYARLPVEIDVASEFRYREIPFSPRAAALFISQSGETADTLACLRYCKEHGLKTGAVVNTPESTIARESGTVFPIFAGPEIGVASTKAFTCQLAVLAALAVAAGRARGTLTEKEEQRLVGRLAEIPRVMGQVLNSIQRRIELLSRELAKCRAVLYLGRGTSFPLAMEGALKLKEISYIHAQGYAAGELKHGPIALIDKNMPVIVIAPHDRFFDKTVSNMQEVAARGGRIILITDERGACALKLDTMQTIVLPNVDEIISPMIFSLPVQLLAYHTAVFVGTDVDQPRNLAKSVTVE